The following are encoded together in the Triticum dicoccoides isolate Atlit2015 ecotype Zavitan chromosome 6B, WEW_v2.0, whole genome shotgun sequence genome:
- the LOC119321874 gene encoding uncharacterized protein LOC119321874 isoform X2, which yields MATAPCFVDQNNPSSPSMVVAPPPRPLLVPDPVGSASSAVVPMGSGGVRLQRRRPHGIRLPPPPRWLPPCCAGKQRRAARPRPHHTNEHSSLNLRQWIQAPPVRSRPKYPCRRRQVRARWIDLEVPMGLLSQLHRPSPRPTASMASRASADA from the exons ATGGCCACCGCCCCCTGCTTCGTTGACCAGAATAACCCCTCCTCCCCATCCATGGTGGTCGCCCCACCACCGCGGCCTCTCCTGGTGCCAGATCCGGTAGGATCCGCCTCAAGCGCCGTCGTCCCCATGGGATCCGGTGGGGTCCGCCTCCAGCGTCGGCGTCCCCATGGGATCCGCCTCCCGCCCCCTCCCCGTTGGCTACCTCCCTGCTGTGCCGGGAAACAGCGCCGCGCTGCCAGGCCCCGCCCCCATCACACCAATGAGCACAGCAGCCTCAATCTCCGACAATGGATCCAGGCACCCCCGGTCAGATCGCGCCCCAAGTACCCGTGCAGGCGCCGCCAAGTTCGTG CTCGCTGGATCGATCTGGAGGTTCCCATGGGCCTCCTCTCCCAACTGCATCGCCCTTCCCCGCGGCCTACTGCAAGCATGGCGAGTAGAGCATCAGCAGATGCATAG
- the LOC119321874 gene encoding uncharacterized protein LOC119321874 isoform X1 — MGSASRPLPVGYLPAVPGNSAALPGPAPITPMSTAASISDNGSRHPRSDRAPSTRAGAAKFVVRRPSVPLFHLPSSIAGAARPMGVHCIVTPHAVQIGYQLAGSIWRFPWASSPNCIALPRGLLQAWRVEHQQMHSALLHFIDFCAFLNRKK; from the exons ATGGGATCCGCCTCCCGCCCCCTCCCCGTTGGCTACCTCCCTGCTGTGCCGGGAAACAGCGCCGCGCTGCCAGGCCCCGCCCCCATCACACCAATGAGCACAGCAGCCTCAATCTCCGACAATGGATCCAGGCACCCCCGGTCAGATCGCGCCCCAAGTACCCGTGCAGGCGCCGCCAAGTTCGTGGTTCGCCGCCCCTCTGTCCCCCTCTTCCACCTCCCATCCTCCATTGCTGGAGCAGCACGGCCCATGGGCGTGCACTGCATTGTGACTCCTCATGCAGTGCAGATTGGGTATCAG CTCGCTGGATCGATCTGGAGGTTCCCATGGGCCTCCTCTCCCAACTGCATCGCCCTTCCCCGCGGCCTACTGCAAGCATGGCGAGTAGAGCATCAGCAGATGCATAGTGCTCTTCTGCACTTCATTGATTTTTGTGCTTTTCTGAACAGAAAAAAGTGA